In one window of Gossypium arboreum isolate Shixiya-1 chromosome 4, ASM2569848v2, whole genome shotgun sequence DNA:
- the LOC108459767 gene encoding probable WRKY transcription factor 72 produces MEVLLMKMPTTDADIAQAIACHQEDCSPEAKKTENRRKLHENADLNSSSPSHEDLVDSKDVDVCIKCSLTSLINEDELESAKAEMGEVMEENERLKKMLEKIQENYKSLQLSFFEILQQGAVKKSKCSSISSDHNDEPVVVEPELVSLSLGRTTPMESVKDEKTTSSIKSKDDPEIKASLTLGLDSKFQLSSPQKSSEDQVKEDDGAAETWPPNKIQKTTSRNGDEDQQNHVKRARVSVRARCDAPTMNDGCQWRKYGQKISKGNPCPRAYYRCTVASGCPVRKQVQRCAEDMSILITTYEGNHNHPLPVSATAMASTTSAAASMMLSGSSTSQPGLNGLNFSHHDNSTTRQFYLPNSTSSSLSPTITLDLTSSPSSSSNYFNSFPTSFPRFPPTSLNFSSSESNILPAVWGNGYPGYGAVPYYQTQPGNSILGNESQNQIYQSLPGNNQQGGASQQSLTETLTKVITSDPSFRSVIAAAISSMVCNGAKSGDQTDQKAQHFGQKLMQAMVSQNEKGQSSCSSSYFNGLASSSSQTGGSLLQSSLPFSILNSAFKPASDDKELKN; encoded by the exons ATGGAGGTTTTGTTGATGAAAATGCCAACAACAGATGCCGATATTGCTCAAGCCATTGCCTGCCATCAAGAAGATTGCAGTCCAGAAGCTAAGAAG ACTGAAAATAGAAGAAAACTACATGAAAATGCTGATTTGAATTCATCATCACCTAGCCATGAAGACTTGGTGGATAGCAAGGATGTAGATGTTTGCATTAAATGCTCGTTGACCTCCCTCATAAAT GAGGATGAACTTGAATCTGCAAAAGCTGAGATGGGTGAGgtgatggaagaaaatgaaagattaaagAAGATGTTGGAGAAGATCCAGGAGAATTACAAGTCTCTTCAATTAAGTTTCTTTGAAATCCTTCAACAAGGAGCTGTCAAGAAATCGAAATGTTCATCAATTTCTTCGGATCACAATGACGAACCAGTTGTTGTAGAACCTGAACTTGTTTCACTTTCCCTAGGAAGAACTACTCCAATGGAGTCTGTAAAAGATGAGAAAACAACAAGCTCAATCAAAAGTAAAGATGACCCAGAGATCAAAGCCAGTTTAACTCTTGGATTAGACTCTAAATTTCAATTGTCAAGCCCTCAAAAGAGTTCAGAAGATCAAGTGAAGGAAGATGATGGTGCTGCAGAAACATGGCCTCCAAACAAGATTCAAAAGACAACAAGCAGAAATGGAGATGAAGATCAACAAAACCATGTAAAGAGAGCTAGGGTTTCTGTGAGAGCTAGATGTGATGCACCAACT ATGAACGATGGATGCCAATGGAGGAAATATGGGCAGAAAATTTCAAAAGGAAATCCATGCCCCAGAGCTTACTATCGTTGCACAGTTGCATCAGGTTGTCCAGTTAGAAAGCAG GTGCAAAGATGTGCCGAGGATATGTCAATCTTAATTACAACTTATGAAGGGAATCACAATCACCCACTTCCAGTTTCAGCAACTGCAATGGCTTCCACCACCTCAGCAGCCGCTTCCATGATGTTATCTGGCTCTTCAACATCTCAACCAGGGCTCAATGGATTAAACTTCAGCCACCATGATAATTCCACAACAAGACAGTTCTATTTACCCAACTCAACCTCATCATCTTTGTCCCCGACAATTACTCTAGACCTTACCTCTTCCCCTTCATCTTCATCTAATTATTTCAACAGCTTCCCTACAAGCTTTCCCAGATTTCCTCCAACAAGTCTCAACTTCTCTTCATCAGAATCCAACATTTTGCCTGCAGTTTGGGGCAATGGCTATCCTGGTTATGGTGCAGTGCCATATTATCAAACTCAGCCTGGTAATTCAATCCTTGGAAACGAGTCCCAAAACCAGATTTACCAGTCTTTACCGGGAAATAATCAGCAAGGGGGAGCTTCTCAACAGTCTTTGACAGAAACCTTAACGAAGGTAATCACATCAGACCCAAGCTTCAGATCAGTAATAGCTGCTGCAATTTCATCTATGGTTTGTAACGGTGCAAAATCTGGAGACCAAACTGATCAAAAAGCTCAGCATTTTGGTCAGAAATTGATGCAGGCCATGGTTTCTCAAAATGAGAAAGGTCAATCATCATGTTCATCAAGCTACTTCAATGGATTGGCATCTTCAAGTTCTCAAACAGGAGGTTCATTACTTCAGTCTTCTTTGCCTTTCTCCATTTTAAACAGTGCCTTTAAACCAGCTTCTGATGATAAAGAACTCAAGAATTAA